A single genomic interval of Terriglobus albidus harbors:
- a CDS encoding TonB-dependent receptor: MKHVKHAAVAAVLCLPAPAFSQAVPSSQTASTPAQTTRPTVNEQVTVTASRQALSLDAGASSVRVLSNEDLDRTPGFTLDDRLKQVAGFQLFRRTSSWVANPTSQGISLRGLGSTAASRTLVLSDQVPLNDAFGGWVHWNEVPRLALQQVDLMRGGASDLYGSSAIGGAINVTPEEAGPLRYGASIEGGGLNTTDGDGLLTLAKGPWSGLGAVTLFQTDGYKLTAPAARGPVDVPAFVHWQSGRTEVRRRFTNELSGFLRGNLLNENRGNGTPLTTNATRLWRYSAGSDWNSANHGRAFLRLYGAEENYRQSFSTVLGGTARSSERVVRTQSVPSEERGYAAQWARGFAGAPVTIAFGSDLRDIRATNIETPYSAAGVPQAQTNTRARQRDTGAYALGVWQPRHWTLQLSGRYDRFSIIDPRQISTPAVALTGRGENVFSPRLGVVRDIGRGVSLTGSVFRAFRGATLNELYRTSTVGTTTTLANPDLRSEKATGFELGGNATLAHDVQIRASGFWTMVNRPITTVIQTQTATATTDKRFNAGQLRSRGMMLEARVHPIRPLVITGAYQLAVATVTRFDQQPQLVNKWAPQVPRHSFTLTTTAESKHIGRLNVVTYVSGRQYDDTLNTLKLGSYARFDVQAERDFARRFTASVAVQNLLDRSIDAGRTGVLTLAAPQTVTMRLAIHGAK, translated from the coding sequence ATGAAGCACGTTAAGCACGCCGCAGTTGCTGCAGTCCTTTGTCTCCCTGCCCCGGCCTTTTCGCAAGCAGTACCGAGCTCGCAAACCGCATCGACTCCCGCTCAGACGACGCGTCCAACAGTGAATGAGCAGGTGACGGTGACGGCCTCGCGGCAGGCCCTGTCACTGGATGCCGGCGCTTCCAGCGTGCGTGTGCTTTCAAACGAAGATCTGGATCGGACTCCGGGATTCACGCTTGATGACCGATTGAAACAGGTGGCGGGCTTTCAGCTCTTCCGCAGAACATCGTCATGGGTTGCCAACCCCACCTCGCAGGGCATCTCGCTGCGGGGCCTGGGATCGACTGCTGCCTCCCGCACGCTGGTATTGAGCGACCAGGTGCCATTGAACGATGCCTTCGGCGGTTGGGTGCACTGGAACGAAGTGCCGCGGCTGGCGTTGCAGCAGGTAGACCTGATGCGCGGCGGAGCCTCTGACCTGTACGGATCGTCAGCGATCGGCGGAGCCATCAATGTGACTCCTGAAGAGGCTGGACCTCTGCGCTATGGAGCGTCGATCGAAGGCGGGGGACTGAACACAACCGACGGTGATGGCCTGCTGACCTTGGCTAAGGGACCGTGGAGCGGTTTGGGAGCAGTCACACTCTTTCAGACTGACGGATACAAGTTGACGGCTCCGGCAGCGCGAGGCCCTGTCGATGTGCCAGCCTTTGTGCATTGGCAGAGCGGGCGCACCGAGGTGCGGCGCCGGTTCACGAATGAGCTTTCAGGATTTCTGCGCGGCAATCTGCTGAATGAGAATCGCGGCAACGGAACTCCGCTGACGACGAATGCGACGCGCCTCTGGCGCTACAGCGCCGGCAGCGACTGGAACTCCGCCAATCATGGGCGCGCCTTCCTGCGGCTTTACGGAGCGGAAGAGAACTACCGCCAGAGCTTCAGCACGGTGCTAGGGGGAACTGCACGCAGCTCAGAGCGTGTGGTGCGCACCCAGAGCGTTCCTTCAGAGGAGCGTGGCTATGCAGCGCAGTGGGCGCGTGGATTCGCCGGAGCTCCGGTAACCATTGCCTTCGGTTCGGATCTGCGCGACATCCGCGCAACCAATATCGAGACGCCCTACAGCGCCGCCGGCGTGCCGCAGGCCCAGACGAATACGCGGGCACGCCAGCGTGATACAGGCGCCTACGCGCTGGGCGTGTGGCAGCCGCGGCACTGGACGTTGCAGCTTTCGGGACGGTATGACCGTTTCTCTATCATCGATCCCCGGCAGATCTCGACACCAGCGGTGGCACTGACCGGACGCGGTGAGAATGTCTTCAGCCCGAGACTGGGTGTGGTGCGCGATATCGGGCGCGGCGTCTCGCTGACGGGATCAGTCTTCCGCGCCTTCCGTGGAGCGACACTGAACGAACTGTACCGCACCAGCACCGTGGGTACGACGACAACGCTGGCGAATCCGGACCTGCGGTCAGAGAAGGCAACCGGATTTGAGCTGGGCGGCAATGCCACGCTGGCACATGATGTGCAGATACGAGCCTCAGGCTTCTGGACGATGGTGAACCGGCCGATCACGACCGTCATCCAGACCCAGACTGCAACAGCCACTACCGACAAGCGCTTCAATGCCGGCCAGCTTCGCAGCCGCGGCATGATGCTGGAGGCGCGCGTGCATCCCATCCGTCCGCTGGTGATTACCGGAGCGTATCAGCTTGCGGTCGCAACCGTGACACGGTTCGATCAGCAGCCGCAGCTTGTGAACAAATGGGCTCCGCAGGTTCCACGCCACTCCTTTACGCTGACCACCACGGCGGAGAGCAAGCACATCGGGCGGCTGAACGTAGTGACGTATGTGAGCGGACGTCAGTATGACGACACCCTGAACACGTTGAAGCTGGGAAGCTATGCACGCTTTGATGTACAAGCAGAGCGGGACTTCGCGCGGCGGTTTACAGCCTCAGTCGCAGTGCAGAATCTGCTGGACCGCTCCATCGATGCTGGACGAACGGGCGTGCTGACATTGGCGGCGCCACAGACAGTGACGATGAGGCTGGCGATTCATGGCGCAAAATAA
- a CDS encoding DUF2251 domain-containing protein, protein MDSVSFRPGKAYLSSLSPAVPWAVIFEDEGDTAYFYAIDTRRGDSDDRILDAVLIYNVKHIPDAEREHLASIVWSPDGLKALLYLNGYAHAIFDFQNRCGYCRTNFPNFMEDQLSAWRTSSHAWNDDVLQEFEATLYR, encoded by the coding sequence ATGGATTCCGTCTCGTTCCGGCCTGGCAAAGCCTATCTGTCCTCCCTCTCCCCGGCCGTGCCGTGGGCCGTTATCTTTGAGGATGAAGGCGATACCGCGTATTTTTACGCGATTGATACACGCCGCGGAGACTCCGACGACCGCATCCTCGACGCTGTGCTCATCTACAACGTCAAGCACATCCCCGACGCTGAGCGCGAACACCTCGCCTCTATCGTCTGGTCTCCAGACGGTCTGAAGGCACTGCTCTACCTGAACGGATACGCCCACGCCATCTTCGACTTCCAGAATCGCTGCGGCTACTGCCGCACCAACTTCCCAAACTTCATGGAAGACCAGCTCAGCGCCTGGCGAACCTCCAGCCACGCCTGGAACGACGATGTACTGCAGGAGTTCGAAGCGACACTCTATCGCTGA
- a CDS encoding RNA-binding S4 domain-containing protein produces MAVPAHVRIDKWLWAARFFKTRSLAVKACELGRILSNGQAAKPAREVRPGDRLRITNDGGTFEVTVLALSEARGPAAVAQALYQESEESKAARALVAEARKSMPVFEFEHEGRPSKRDRRQLSRLRGR; encoded by the coding sequence ATGGCAGTTCCCGCGCATGTGCGCATCGACAAATGGCTGTGGGCCGCGCGCTTCTTCAAGACCCGCTCCCTCGCCGTTAAAGCCTGTGAGCTTGGCCGCATCCTGTCCAACGGCCAGGCCGCTAAGCCGGCACGAGAGGTAAGACCAGGTGACCGGCTGCGCATCACCAACGACGGCGGTACGTTTGAGGTGACCGTCCTGGCTCTCAGCGAAGCGCGCGGACCTGCCGCTGTCGCTCAGGCCCTTTACCAGGAGAGTGAGGAGAGCAAAGCCGCCCGAGCTCTTGTCGCCGAAGCGCGCAAGTCCATGCCTGTCTTTGAGTTCGAGCACGAGGGCCGACCTTCCAAGCGAGATCGCCGTCAGCTCAGCCGCCTTCGCGGGAGATGA
- a CDS encoding ArnT family glycosyltransferase, giving the protein MREIAPSTRRLLWLLALWAVFYASFTLFTPPLLDDADSVHAEVAREMVQRHDWVTLYANGIRYLEKAPILYWSMAASIKLFGAYAAAARVPMALMVLGLVAAAWAFGRLLAGHERSGFYAAIVLLSSFGIFIFSRILLPDVAVCLWLTLAMFCFWQTEKIDFADAEHGWGGQRRTQPAGWCWGFAACCALGVLTKGLIGMVFPILIAGAYLLLTRGVRGTLVRLWQLRPVSSLLVFLAVAAPWHVLIARANPSQGHPGGLMHLNGHWFVPEPTLGNVHGWTWFYFMNEHVLRYMNLRVPRDYDTVPLWLFWLLVLVWLLPWSVFLFPALKRIRLRERTAAGRAKLFLAVWAAVPMLFFSFSTRQEYYVLPVLPALALLIGWWMHDEATEAESFAVPQPLVVAGQRAATALFVIGVLVMLVCGLLLLNAKQPAPGTDIASLLQQNPGDYALSFGHFLDLNAAAMGMFAGPLGLTAIAFGVGSAVAWWKRRQFEPHHSNLWIAALAFTFLLAAHTGLRFFAPALSSKQLADAIKDEVQPNDLIVIHGEYEAGSTLGFYLRRNDIHIFEGHSANLWYGSFFIDAPKIFEDEASLKAKWKSPQRIFLWAESAKVPAFLGKDYVVVIESGGKLLIANYAMKTESFNH; this is encoded by the coding sequence ATGCGTGAGATCGCCCCTTCTACCCGACGTCTGCTGTGGCTCCTGGCCCTGTGGGCTGTCTTTTATGCCAGCTTCACGCTGTTTACCCCGCCGTTGCTGGACGACGCCGACTCGGTTCACGCTGAGGTAGCCCGCGAGATGGTGCAGCGGCACGACTGGGTGACGCTGTACGCCAACGGCATCCGGTACCTGGAAAAGGCGCCGATCCTGTACTGGTCGATGGCCGCTTCCATCAAGCTGTTTGGGGCTTATGCCGCTGCCGCCAGAGTTCCTATGGCATTGATGGTGCTGGGCTTAGTCGCTGCAGCCTGGGCATTTGGACGGCTGCTGGCAGGGCACGAGCGGTCCGGGTTCTACGCGGCGATCGTACTGCTCTCCAGCTTCGGCATCTTCATCTTCAGCCGGATCCTGTTGCCTGACGTCGCGGTCTGCCTGTGGCTGACGCTGGCGATGTTCTGTTTCTGGCAGACGGAGAAGATCGACTTCGCCGACGCGGAGCACGGATGGGGCGGGCAGCGTCGCACCCAGCCGGCGGGCTGGTGCTGGGGTTTCGCCGCCTGCTGCGCCCTGGGGGTTCTGACCAAGGGACTGATCGGTATGGTCTTTCCTATCCTCATCGCCGGGGCTTACCTGCTGCTGACGCGCGGAGTGAGGGGTACGCTGGTCCGCCTCTGGCAGCTCCGGCCGGTCAGTTCGCTGCTGGTCTTTCTGGCTGTGGCAGCGCCGTGGCATGTCCTGATCGCGCGGGCGAACCCGAGCCAGGGGCATCCCGGCGGTCTGATGCACCTGAACGGACACTGGTTTGTGCCGGAACCCACGCTGGGCAATGTGCACGGGTGGACCTGGTTCTACTTCATGAACGAGCACGTGCTGCGCTACATGAACCTGCGCGTGCCGCGCGACTACGACACCGTGCCCCTCTGGCTCTTCTGGCTGCTGGTGCTGGTCTGGCTATTGCCCTGGTCGGTATTTCTTTTCCCCGCTCTGAAGCGGATCCGGCTGCGGGAACGGACAGCGGCTGGGCGGGCGAAGCTGTTTCTCGCCGTGTGGGCGGCGGTGCCGATGCTCTTCTTCAGCTTCTCCACGCGGCAGGAGTACTACGTACTCCCCGTGCTTCCGGCACTGGCATTGCTGATCGGATGGTGGATGCACGATGAAGCCACAGAGGCAGAGAGCTTTGCCGTTCCCCAGCCGCTGGTCGTCGCTGGGCAGCGTGCGGCCACGGCGTTGTTCGTCATCGGCGTCCTGGTGATGCTGGTCTGCGGCCTGCTGCTGCTGAATGCAAAACAGCCCGCTCCGGGCACGGATATCGCGTCGCTGCTTCAGCAGAATCCTGGTGACTACGCGCTCTCGTTCGGGCACTTCCTCGACCTGAACGCGGCGGCAATGGGAATGTTTGCCGGACCGCTGGGCCTGACCGCCATTGCCTTCGGCGTGGGAAGCGCGGTGGCATGGTGGAAGCGGCGGCAGTTCGAACCGCATCACTCGAACCTCTGGATCGCCGCGTTAGCCTTCACCTTTCTGCTGGCGGCGCATACTGGACTCCGCTTTTTCGCTCCGGCACTGAGTTCCAAACAGTTGGCCGATGCCATAAAAGATGAAGTGCAGCCGAACGACCTGATCGTGATTCACGGTGAGTACGAGGCTGGATCGACGCTGGGCTTCTATCTGCGAAGGAATGACATTCATATCTTCGAAGGACACAGCGCGAACCTCTGGTACGGATCGTTCTTCATCGACGCTCCAAAGATCTTCGAAGACGAGGCTTCGCTGAAGGCGAAGTGGAAGAGCCCGCAACGGATTTTCCTATGGGCCGAGAGCGCCAAAGTCCCGGCATTCCTCGGGAAGGACTACGTGGTCGTGATCGAGAGCGGAGGGAAACTGTTGATCGCGAATTACGCGATGAAAACTGAATCATTCAATCATTGA
- a CDS encoding ABC transporter permease: MNLGDFKETVTMALDTLRANKLRSGLTILGIVIGVSTVILISSVINGLNGQVSDAVASFGTNVLWVFRFEFGFGRPSTEMLTRKQLTYEDAMAMKDLPHVTAVSPGLRYTNFQFNEGNVTAKYKSRKVQSVSIEGDTAAVKDVYDYNMTAGRMFTDTEEERASDVVVLGHDTAAGLFPSENPIGQEISLEGRFFTVIGVMDKQKSLVGGGKNPQDNYAYVPLNTFHKLHPEVLDYWVSVKYDDQKNRPLVEDELRDLLRRRRKVPNNKNDNFAIFSSDSITRLWSQITGGLFALMFGLSSVGLMVGGVGVMNIMLVSVTERTREIGVRKAIGATKKTILSQFTLEAITLCAVGGFIGITVGGILASLLHFIVPVSISPIWIIVAFIGSCGIGLVFGIYPAWKAANLNPIEALRYE; the protein is encoded by the coding sequence ATGAACCTTGGCGACTTCAAAGAGACCGTTACCATGGCGCTGGACACGCTGCGCGCCAACAAGCTGCGCAGCGGCCTCACCATCCTTGGCATCGTCATCGGTGTCTCCACCGTCATCCTGATCTCGTCCGTCATCAACGGCCTTAACGGCCAGGTTTCGGACGCAGTCGCCAGCTTCGGCACCAATGTGCTGTGGGTCTTCCGCTTCGAGTTCGGCTTCGGCCGGCCCTCCACCGAGATGCTCACACGCAAGCAACTTACCTATGAAGATGCCATGGCGATGAAGGATCTGCCGCACGTCACCGCCGTCTCGCCCGGCCTGCGCTACACCAACTTCCAGTTCAACGAAGGCAACGTCACCGCCAAGTACAAGAGCCGCAAGGTGCAGTCGGTCTCGATCGAAGGCGACACCGCCGCCGTCAAGGACGTCTACGACTACAACATGACCGCCGGCCGTATGTTCACGGACACCGAAGAAGAGCGAGCCTCCGATGTCGTCGTGCTTGGGCACGACACCGCCGCCGGCCTCTTTCCCAGCGAAAATCCGATCGGCCAGGAGATCTCGCTGGAAGGCCGCTTCTTCACGGTTATCGGCGTGATGGACAAGCAGAAGTCGCTGGTTGGCGGCGGAAAGAATCCGCAGGACAACTATGCCTATGTCCCGCTGAACACCTTCCACAAGCTGCATCCCGAGGTGCTGGACTACTGGGTCAGCGTGAAGTACGACGACCAGAAGAACCGTCCGCTTGTTGAGGATGAGCTGCGCGACTTGCTGCGCCGCCGCCGCAAGGTGCCGAACAACAAGAACGACAACTTCGCCATCTTCTCCTCAGACTCGATCACACGTCTGTGGTCGCAGATCACCGGCGGTCTCTTCGCCCTGATGTTCGGTCTTTCCTCCGTCGGCCTGATGGTCGGCGGCGTCGGCGTGATGAACATCATGCTCGTCTCCGTCACCGAACGCACGCGCGAGATCGGCGTCCGCAAGGCGATCGGCGCCACCAAGAAGACGATCCTCTCGCAGTTCACGCTGGAGGCGATAACGCTGTGCGCAGTCGGCGGCTTCATCGGCATCACCGTAGGAGGCATTCTCGCCAGCCTGCTTCACTTCATCGTTCCGGTCAGCATCTCGCCGATCTGGATCATCGTCGCCTTCATCGGCTCCTGCGGCATTGGCCTGGTCTTCGGTATCTATCCGGCGTGGAAGGCTGCGAATCTGAATCCAATCGAGGCCCTGCGCTACGAATAA
- a CDS encoding ArsR/SmtB family transcription factor, translated as MTSRKVTLTPKEFALIGRALAEPRRVQMLKDLSARETCMTCGELQETQDITLPTLSHHIKELEAAGLIEVRREGRCGFLTLNREVLKAYLDELSRI; from the coding sequence ATGACATCCCGGAAGGTCACGCTCACCCCAAAAGAGTTCGCCCTGATTGGCCGTGCTCTGGCCGAGCCGCGTCGTGTGCAGATGCTGAAAGACCTTTCGGCCCGCGAGACCTGCATGACCTGCGGTGAGCTGCAGGAGACCCAGGACATCACCCTTCCCACACTCTCGCACCACATTAAGGAGCTCGAGGCCGCCGGCCTGATCGAGGTCCGCCGCGAAGGCCGCTGCGGCTTCCTCACACTGAATCGCGAAGTCCTCAAGGCCTACCTCGACGAGCTCTCCCGGATTTAA
- a CDS encoding Rieske 2Fe-2S domain-containing protein, producing the protein MKLRNDSLLANVDGPPTELIFGDWYPALRSDLLRKGKTTTSLLLGVPLLLGRKNDGRIFAMRDLCPHRGIPLSAGWFDGEHVQCKYHGWKFEPCGGQCAEIPSLTQFDTLQPGKIFAGAYPCVEQDGYAWVYVPKPGENRAPASLPPVPELPKFGPRFTTAHLQADLPCNVDHGIIGLMDPAHGPFVHRAWWWRSAASIHEKTKHFEPIPEGFRMSPHTPSSNSAPYKLIGKPETTIDFSLPNRRFETVVARKNGEITHWFASLTTVTPVTASTCRIDVIAAWSMLTWLPIVRPVAMWFGKRFVRQDQETMMEQAEGLRFRPAMMLIDDADKPAKWYFALKQRRLSGEGEHPLTGPVELHWRS; encoded by the coding sequence ATGAAGTTGCGCAATGACAGTCTTTTGGCCAATGTCGATGGCCCGCCAACCGAGCTGATCTTCGGCGACTGGTATCCGGCGCTTCGCAGTGACCTGCTGCGCAAGGGAAAGACCACGACCTCGCTGCTGCTGGGTGTCCCGCTGTTACTGGGACGCAAAAACGACGGTCGCATCTTCGCCATGCGCGATCTCTGCCCCCATCGCGGCATTCCGCTTTCGGCCGGCTGGTTCGATGGCGAGCACGTCCAGTGCAAGTACCACGGCTGGAAGTTCGAGCCCTGCGGCGGCCAGTGCGCCGAAATCCCGTCGCTGACGCAATTTGACACGCTGCAGCCCGGCAAGATTTTCGCCGGAGCCTATCCCTGCGTGGAGCAGGACGGCTACGCCTGGGTTTACGTCCCCAAACCGGGCGAAAATCGCGCTCCTGCCAGTCTGCCGCCCGTTCCCGAGCTGCCGAAGTTTGGCCCCCGGTTCACGACTGCGCATCTGCAGGCGGATCTGCCGTGCAATGTGGATCACGGCATCATCGGCCTGATGGACCCGGCGCATGGCCCGTTTGTGCATCGTGCCTGGTGGTGGCGCAGCGCCGCCAGCATTCACGAGAAGACCAAGCACTTCGAACCGATTCCGGAAGGCTTCCGGATGTCGCCGCACACGCCCTCGTCGAACTCGGCGCCCTACAAATTAATAGGAAAGCCGGAAACGACAATCGATTTTTCCTTGCCGAATCGCCGATTCGAAACGGTCGTGGCAAGGAAGAACGGCGAGATCACCCACTGGTTCGCGTCGCTGACAACGGTCACGCCGGTTACCGCCTCTACCTGCCGGATCGATGTGATTGCGGCCTGGAGCATGCTGACCTGGCTGCCGATCGTGCGGCCCGTTGCGATGTGGTTTGGCAAGCGTTTCGTCCGCCAGGACCAGGAAACGATGATGGAACAGGCTGAGGGCCTGCGTTTCCGGCCGGCGATGATGCTGATCGACGACGCCGACAAACCGGCGAAGTGGTATTTCGCCTTGAAACAGCGTCGGCTTTCCGGCGAGGGAGAACACCCGCTTACAGGCCCGGTAGAGCTGCATTGGAGGAGCTGA
- the hpnI gene encoding bacteriohopanetetrol glucosamine biosynthesis glycosyltransferase HpnI has translation MALGVAIFFALLTLAGIAFSLLALWGTRDFVRFWRTAKRPEFAPGVTVMKPLKGVDPKLYAAFASHCTQQYEGPVQLLFGVSDMGDPAVAEVHRLQAEFPQMDIVLVHCPLRLGTSGKVSNLAQMLPHARHEYIVINDADIVVSPRYLTRIISPFDNARIGMVTCAYRAVTATRGATLWAKFEALGVSCDFVPGLFAARRMEKGIRFGLGATLATRKRIIEEIGGLEAIVEYLADDYELGLRISQAGYEVVLSDEVVETSVPQYSASGYWNHQLRWYRTIRDARPGGYFGLPTTYCVPWALATVIASGFDLWSFSLLSMALLARMTVCLAAGVGVLRDGQVLRDLWVIPLKDVACLLLWLFALLDDTIEWRGERFKLDKGKLIRAN, from the coding sequence ATGGCTCTCGGTGTCGCGATCTTTTTCGCCCTGCTCACGCTGGCAGGTATTGCCTTTTCGCTTCTGGCCCTGTGGGGCACGCGTGACTTTGTCCGTTTCTGGCGCACCGCCAAGCGTCCGGAGTTTGCTCCCGGCGTTACTGTGATGAAGCCGCTCAAGGGCGTTGACCCGAAGCTTTACGCAGCTTTCGCCAGCCACTGCACCCAGCAGTATGAGGGGCCTGTGCAATTGCTCTTCGGCGTCTCTGACATGGGTGACCCGGCAGTCGCCGAGGTTCATCGGCTGCAAGCCGAGTTCCCACAGATGGACATCGTGCTCGTCCATTGTCCGCTGCGTCTGGGCACCAGCGGCAAGGTGAGCAACCTGGCGCAGATGCTGCCGCATGCACGCCACGAGTACATCGTCATCAACGATGCCGATATCGTCGTCTCGCCGCGCTACCTCACGCGTATCATCTCGCCCTTCGATAACGCCCGCATCGGCATGGTGACGTGTGCTTATCGCGCCGTTACCGCGACACGCGGCGCTACGTTGTGGGCGAAGTTTGAGGCTCTCGGCGTCTCCTGCGACTTCGTTCCCGGGCTGTTTGCCGCGCGCCGCATGGAGAAGGGCATCCGCTTCGGCCTCGGCGCAACGCTGGCCACACGCAAGCGGATCATTGAAGAGATCGGCGGGCTGGAAGCGATTGTTGAATACCTCGCCGACGATTACGAACTCGGCCTTCGCATCAGCCAGGCTGGATATGAAGTCGTGCTCTCCGACGAGGTTGTAGAGACATCCGTGCCGCAGTACAGCGCCTCAGGCTATTGGAACCACCAGCTTCGCTGGTATCGCACCATCCGCGATGCCCGCCCGGGCGGCTACTTCGGACTCCCTACGACCTACTGTGTCCCCTGGGCGTTGGCTACTGTCATCGCCAGCGGGTTTGATCTCTGGAGCTTCTCATTGCTCTCAATGGCGCTGCTGGCGCGCATGACTGTTTGCCTGGCCGCAGGTGTCGGCGTACTGCGCGACGGGCAGGTGTTGCGTGATCTGTGGGTCATACCCCTCAAGGATGTTGCCTGTCTTCTGCTTTGGCTCTTCGCATTGCTGGACGACACCATCGAGTGGCGGGGGGAACGGTTCAAGCTGGATAAGGGGAAGTTGATTCGAGCAAATTGA
- a CDS encoding 30S ribosomal protein S1, with protein sequence MAEPQNPNPLTESKTLNTELETLTPEETTAVAAATETTHTTDVADEHDVDYDMADFATALESFDREQAAEKEAAQSAMSDDTITTGTVVKITDKHVVVDIGLKSEGLIPLDQVVDHTGAPKFNIGDTVDVVVEREESEGGYLVSYEKAQRLRVWDELEKAANEKTIVTGTVLGRVKGGLTVDIGIKAFLPGSQVEIRPVRNLDGYVGHPIDVRVIKLNKKRGNVVVSRKEILEEEQNSKKSATLETLEEGAVLTGVVKNLTDYGAFVDLSGLDGLLHITDMSWGRLTHPRDLVQVGDEIQVKVLKFDKDKQRVSLGFKQLTPDPWLDAVERYPIGAQVRGRVLSVTDYGAFVELEQGIEGLVHVSEMSWSKRLKHPSKLVKPGDEVDTIILAVNPQDRRISLGMKQLQENPWEQLDDKFPVGSTVEGRVRNLTDFGAFIEIEDGIDGLVHVSNLSWTKRVKHPSEVLKKGEKVKAVVLGVEPENRRLSLGIKQLEPDVWDTFFAQHRTSDVVKGKVLRTAQFGAFVEIAEGVEGLCHVSEMVDDFGAPVHLEIGDEREFKIVKMSPEEKKVGLSLRGIGDDASRAEVESYKSKASSSSSTSSSSSTTLGDLINWKRSERE encoded by the coding sequence ATGGCTGAACCCCAAAATCCAAATCCTTTAACAGAGAGCAAAACCCTGAACACCGAACTGGAAACCCTCACCCCTGAAGAGACGACCGCCGTTGCGGCCGCCACCGAAACCACTCACACCACTGATGTAGCCGATGAGCATGACGTCGACTACGACATGGCGGACTTTGCTACTGCGCTCGAGAGCTTCGACCGCGAGCAGGCAGCCGAAAAGGAAGCAGCCCAGTCGGCAATGTCCGACGACACCATCACGACAGGCACCGTGGTGAAGATCACCGACAAGCATGTCGTGGTCGACATCGGCCTGAAGTCCGAGGGTCTGATTCCGCTGGATCAGGTTGTGGATCACACCGGTGCACCGAAGTTCAATATCGGTGACACGGTGGACGTGGTCGTTGAGCGTGAGGAGTCCGAGGGCGGCTATCTGGTCAGCTACGAGAAGGCACAGCGCCTTCGCGTATGGGATGAGCTCGAGAAGGCTGCCAATGAGAAGACCATCGTCACCGGCACCGTTCTCGGCCGCGTGAAGGGTGGCCTGACCGTTGATATCGGCATCAAGGCCTTCCTGCCGGGTTCGCAGGTTGAGATCCGCCCCGTCCGTAACCTCGATGGTTATGTGGGTCATCCGATCGACGTCCGCGTCATCAAGCTGAACAAGAAGCGCGGCAATGTGGTCGTCTCCCGCAAGGAGATCCTGGAAGAGGAGCAGAACTCCAAGAAGTCTGCCACGCTGGAGACCCTGGAAGAGGGCGCAGTGCTGACCGGTGTTGTGAAGAACCTCACCGACTACGGCGCGTTCGTTGACCTCTCCGGTCTGGATGGTCTGCTGCACATCACCGACATGAGCTGGGGCCGCCTGACGCATCCGCGCGACCTGGTACAGGTTGGCGATGAGATCCAGGTCAAGGTTCTGAAGTTCGACAAAGATAAGCAGCGTGTTTCGCTCGGCTTCAAGCAGCTGACACCTGATCCGTGGCTGGACGCCGTCGAGCGTTACCCGATCGGCGCCCAGGTTCGTGGCCGCGTTCTCTCGGTCACCGACTACGGCGCGTTCGTCGAGCTGGAGCAGGGCATCGAGGGTCTGGTGCACGTCAGCGAGATGAGCTGGTCCAAGCGCCTGAAGCACCCCTCCAAGCTGGTCAAGCCGGGTGACGAAGTCGATACCATCATCCTCGCGGTCAACCCGCAGGATCGTCGTATCTCGCTGGGCATGAAGCAGCTGCAGGAGAATCCGTGGGAGCAGTTGGACGACAAGTTCCCGGTGGGCTCCACCGTTGAAGGCCGCGTCCGCAATCTCACCGACTTCGGCGCCTTCATCGAGATCGAAGACGGTATCGATGGCCTGGTACACGTCAGCAACCTGAGCTGGACCAAGCGCGTGAAGCACCCCTCGGAAGTGCTGAAGAAGGGTGAGAAGGTCAAGGCTGTTGTTCTCGGCGTCGAGCCGGAGAACCGCCGCCTGTCGCTCGGTATCAAGCAGCTTGAGCCCGATGTCTGGGATACCTTCTTCGCACAGCACCGTACCAGTGATGTGGTGAAGGGTAAGGTTCTCCGCACCGCGCAGTTCGGCGCCTTCGTTGAGATCGCCGAAGGTGTTGAGGGTCTGTGCCACGTATCCGAGATGGTCGACGATTTCGGCGCACCCGTACACCTGGAAATCGGTGACGAGCGCGAGTTCAAGATCGTGAAGATGAGCCCGGAAGAGAAGAAGGTTGGTCTGAGCCTGCGCGGTATCGGCGACGACGCCAGCCGCGCAGAGGTCGAGAGCTACAAGTCCAAGGCCTCCTCCTCTTCCAGCACCTCCAGCTCTTCCAGCACCACGCTGGGCGATCTGATCAACTGGAAGCGCAGCGAGCGCGAGTAA